The proteins below are encoded in one region of Chelmon rostratus isolate fCheRos1 chromosome 21, fCheRos1.pri, whole genome shotgun sequence:
- the LOC121625256 gene encoding inactive ubiquitin carboxyl-terminal hydrolase 54-like, giving the protein MGGRGRGKPLTPLWQPPRPHSPTGAAQHWPRHGAAADSGTRHWSSWSLDRPDAVVTPYDTPPDRCVPIRPQASSQHYSYSCQSSPGHYSSQHAPGQHSDPCCDREEAELSELDSLYQASLLAGRTGCSPSERLISRVGGQARSKTPNADMERSVYGADCASTPTYLNKPMMLRDLRFGAEPDDGENLRRIGRSLSGTVVTPRRSRLTATRSFELSGGAGTFWLCLTGVKLSSDQSPSLLH; this is encoded by the exons ATGGGAGGGAGGGGACGGGG GAAACCTCTCACGCCGCTCTGGCAGCCCCCCCGACCCCACTCCCCCACCGGCGCCGCTCAGCACTGGCCGAGGCACGGAGCTGCCGCCGACAGCGGCACACGCCATTGGTCCTCCTGGAGTTTGGACCGGCCCGACGCCGTGGTGACGCCGTATGACACCCCCCCAGACCGCTGCGTTCCCATCAGGCCGCAGGCGTCCAGTCAGCACTACAGCTACAGTTGCCAGTCTTCTCCAGGGCACTACAGCTCCCAGCATGCCCCAGGGCAACACAGTGATCCCTGCTGTGACCGTGAAGAGGCTGAGCTGTCTGAGCTAGACTCCCTTTACCAGGCCAGTCTGCTGGCTGGAAGGACag gctgcaGCCCATCGGAGAGGCTCATATCCAGGGTGGGAGGACAGGCTCGCTCCAAGACCCCCAACGCAGACATGGAGAGGAGTGTGTACGGGGCGGACTGCGCCAGCACCCCCACCTACCTCAACAAG ccaaTGATGTTGCGGGATCTGCGTTTCGGGGCGGAGCCTGACGATGGGGAAAACCTGAGGCGAATCGGACGCAGCCTGAGCGGCACAGTAGTGACCCCGCGCCGCAGCCGCCTGACTGCGACCCGCAGCTTT GAGCTGTCGGGGGGTGCAGGGACCTTCTGGCTGTGTCTGACGGGGGTCAAGCTGTCTTCTGACCAGAGTCCTTCTCTGCTTCACTAA